In Paraburkholderia caballeronis, the following proteins share a genomic window:
- a CDS encoding carboxymuconolactone decarboxylase family protein — translation MDTNERFDKGFENRKEVLGAAHVEKSWANADDFNRPMQKFVTESCWGDIWGDKTLPFKTRSLLNLGMLTAMSQHHELSVHVRGALRNGVTKDEIRAVLMQAAIYCGVPLALAAFRVATETIKAYEAETSAT, via the coding sequence ATGGACACGAACGAACGTTTCGACAAGGGCTTCGAGAACCGCAAGGAAGTGCTCGGCGCGGCGCACGTGGAGAAGTCGTGGGCGAATGCCGACGACTTCAACCGGCCGATGCAGAAGTTCGTCACCGAAAGCTGCTGGGGCGACATCTGGGGCGACAAGACGCTGCCGTTCAAGACCCGCAGCCTGTTGAACCTCGGCATGCTGACCGCGATGAGCCAGCACCACGAACTGTCGGTGCACGTGCGCGGCGCACTGCGCAACGGCGTGACGAAGGACGAGATCCGCGCGGTGCTGATGCAGGCCGCGATCTATTGCGGCGTGCCGCTCGCGCTCGCGGCGTTCCGCGTCGCGACGGAGACGATCAAGGCCTACGAGGCGGAGACTTCGGCAACCTGA
- a CDS encoding carboxymuconolactone decarboxylase family protein, whose protein sequence is MHLAEQPAQPRDPQQIKDDFVRVHGVWNAAWDSMLRLDAGFVDAYLQFSAVPQRHRHLDDKVREFIALAADACATQLYAPGVAHHLERALAFGATREELMEVLELVSTIGIHTSNVGVPVLLEVLQEEGLRDGSATLDERQLALKAAFEKNRGYWHATWEGLLELDPDLFEAYVAFSSVPWRTGVLSPKVKEFMYCAFDASSTHLYVPGLKLHMRNALRYGATAGELMELLEIVSTTGIHGAELGAPLLDAALANARGAAGA, encoded by the coding sequence ATGCATCTCGCAGAGCAACCGGCGCAGCCGCGCGATCCGCAGCAGATCAAGGACGATTTCGTGCGGGTGCACGGCGTCTGGAACGCGGCGTGGGACAGCATGCTGCGGCTCGACGCAGGTTTCGTCGACGCGTATCTGCAGTTTTCGGCGGTGCCGCAGCGGCATCGCCATCTCGACGACAAGGTCCGCGAGTTCATCGCGCTTGCCGCGGACGCATGCGCGACGCAGCTTTACGCGCCGGGCGTCGCGCATCATCTGGAACGCGCGCTCGCGTTCGGCGCGACGCGCGAGGAACTGATGGAAGTGCTCGAACTGGTGAGCACGATCGGCATTCATACCAGCAACGTCGGCGTGCCGGTGCTGCTCGAAGTCCTTCAGGAAGAGGGCTTGCGCGATGGTTCCGCGACGCTCGACGAACGGCAGCTCGCGCTGAAGGCGGCGTTCGAGAAGAATCGCGGCTACTGGCACGCGACATGGGAAGGGCTGCTCGAACTCGATCCCGATCTGTTCGAGGCGTACGTCGCGTTTTCGTCGGTGCCGTGGCGCACCGGCGTGCTGAGTCCGAAGGTCAAGGAGTTCATGTACTGCGCGTTCGACGCGTCGTCGACGCACCTGTACGTGCCGGGGCTGAAGCTGCACATGCGCAACGCGCTGCGCTACGGCGCGACGGCCGGCGAGTTGATGGAACTGCTGGAGATCGTCAGCACGACCGGCATTCACGGCGCGGAACTCGGCGCGCCGCTGCTCGACGCGGCGCTCGCGAACGCGCGCGGCGCGGCCGGGGCCTGA
- a CDS encoding aldehyde dehydrogenase family protein — MSHTAQFYIDGRWVEPASPRWFDVIDPATETPFERLALGNADDVDRAVAAARRAFESWSATSVAERVALLKRVLRVYERRYDEFAELMRREMGAPITFARNGQAARGTAHLNALIEVLENFAFEEQRGSTRVVLEAIGVCGLITPWNWPVNQIVVKIAPALAAGCTMVLKPSEYSPLSTLLFAEVLDEAGVPAGVFNLVNGDGPGVGEAIATHPDIDMVSFTGSTRAGVLVAQAAAPTVKRVAQELGGKSANILLDDVDLEAAVTRGVAACFTNSGQSCSIPTRMLVPRHLMADAAQIAKRAAETYRVGPTDDPATQLGPLVNRSQFERVQMLIQKGIDEGARLVTGGTGRPAGLDTGYYAKPTVFADVTPDMTIAREEIFGPVLSMLAYDTDADAIAIANGTDYGLAAYVQSGDLDRARKVGRALRAGGVHLNYPPADFHAPFGGYKRSGNGREWGEAGLREYLETKALVGYGDA; from the coding sequence ATGTCACACACTGCACAGTTCTACATCGACGGACGCTGGGTCGAACCGGCGTCGCCCCGCTGGTTCGACGTCATCGATCCGGCCACCGAAACGCCGTTCGAGCGGCTCGCGCTCGGCAACGCCGACGACGTGGACCGCGCCGTCGCGGCGGCGCGGCGCGCGTTCGAATCGTGGTCCGCGACCAGCGTCGCGGAGCGCGTCGCGCTGCTCAAGCGCGTGTTGCGGGTCTACGAGCGCCGCTACGACGAGTTCGCGGAGCTGATGCGCCGCGAGATGGGCGCGCCGATCACGTTCGCGCGCAACGGTCAGGCCGCGCGCGGCACCGCGCATCTGAACGCGCTGATCGAGGTGCTGGAAAACTTCGCATTCGAGGAGCAGCGCGGCAGCACGCGGGTCGTGCTCGAAGCGATCGGCGTATGCGGCCTCATCACGCCGTGGAACTGGCCGGTCAACCAGATCGTCGTGAAGATCGCGCCCGCGCTCGCGGCCGGCTGCACGATGGTGCTGAAGCCGAGCGAGTATTCGCCGCTCAGCACGCTGCTGTTTGCCGAAGTGCTCGACGAAGCGGGCGTGCCGGCCGGCGTGTTCAATCTCGTGAACGGCGACGGCCCCGGCGTCGGCGAGGCGATCGCGACGCATCCGGACATCGACATGGTGTCGTTCACCGGCTCGACCCGCGCGGGCGTGCTGGTCGCGCAGGCGGCCGCGCCGACCGTGAAGCGCGTCGCGCAGGAACTCGGCGGCAAGTCCGCGAACATCCTGCTCGACGACGTGGACCTGGAAGCGGCGGTGACGCGCGGCGTCGCCGCGTGCTTCACGAACTCCGGCCAGTCGTGCTCGATCCCGACGCGGATGCTGGTGCCGCGCCATTTGATGGCCGACGCCGCGCAGATCGCGAAACGCGCGGCCGAAACGTACCGCGTCGGCCCGACCGACGACCCGGCGACGCAGCTCGGCCCGCTCGTGAACCGCAGCCAGTTCGAGCGCGTGCAGATGCTGATCCAGAAGGGCATCGACGAAGGCGCGCGGCTCGTGACCGGCGGCACGGGACGGCCGGCCGGCCTCGACACCGGTTATTACGCGAAGCCGACGGTGTTCGCGGACGTGACGCCCGACATGACGATCGCGCGCGAGGAAATCTTCGGGCCGGTGCTGTCGATGCTGGCCTACGACACCGACGCGGATGCGATCGCGATCGCGAACGGCACCGACTACGGCCTCGCGGCCTACGTGCAGTCCGGCGATCTCGACCGCGCGCGCAAGGTGGGCCGCGCGTTGCGCGCGGGCGGCGTGCATCTGAACTACCCGCCGGCGGACTTCCACGCGCCGTTCGGCGGCTACAAGCGTTCGGGCAACGGCCGCGAATGGGGCGAAGCCGGGCTGCGCGAGTATCTGGAAACGAAGGCGCTGGTGGGTTACGGCGACGCGTGA
- a CDS encoding NAD(P)-dependent oxidoreductase, which translates to MNKERIGFIGLGNMGGRMTRRLVDAGIAVLGYDATPERVAAAGAQAAGSVAEVVQFADVVMMSLPDSKVVEAVVEGEGGVLAHCRAGQIVVDLSTAAASSTIRLAQLFAQRGVQYVDAGISGGAAAAEKGSLTLMVGGDAEAVASLKWAFAPISTKVAYMGVSGAGHTTKLLNNFLNAVSLAASAEVMVAGKKAGLDLHLLLDVLNSSSGVNFATLNRFPKIVDGDYLEGGLTGKLMTKDVVLYVDRVRELGVVSLNASGPLASFGLGTALGYGDVISNRVVDAIGDVSGGVRLFDGKRNEEKQQ; encoded by the coding sequence ATGAACAAGGAACGGATCGGATTCATCGGCCTCGGCAACATGGGCGGCCGGATGACCCGGCGGCTCGTCGATGCCGGCATCGCCGTGCTCGGCTACGACGCCACGCCGGAACGGGTCGCGGCGGCCGGCGCGCAGGCTGCCGGCTCGGTCGCGGAGGTCGTGCAGTTCGCTGACGTCGTGATGATGTCGCTGCCGGACAGCAAGGTCGTCGAGGCGGTCGTCGAGGGCGAGGGCGGCGTGCTCGCACACTGCCGCGCCGGACAGATCGTGGTCGACCTGAGCACGGCGGCGGCCAGCTCGACGATACGGCTCGCGCAACTGTTCGCGCAGCGCGGCGTGCAGTACGTGGACGCCGGCATCTCCGGCGGCGCGGCCGCGGCGGAGAAGGGGTCGCTCACGCTGATGGTCGGCGGCGACGCGGAAGCGGTCGCGTCGCTCAAATGGGCGTTCGCGCCGATCAGCACGAAGGTCGCGTACATGGGCGTAAGCGGCGCGGGCCACACGACGAAGCTCTTGAACAACTTCCTGAACGCGGTGAGCCTCGCGGCCAGCGCCGAGGTGATGGTCGCGGGCAAGAAGGCGGGCCTCGACCTGCATCTGCTGCTCGACGTGCTGAACAGCAGCAGCGGCGTGAACTTCGCGACGCTGAACCGCTTCCCGAAGATCGTCGACGGCGATTATCTGGAAGGCGGCCTCACGGGCAAGCTGATGACGAAGGACGTCGTGCTGTACGTGGACCGCGTGCGCGAACTCGGCGTGGTGTCGCTGAACGCGTCCGGGCCGCTCGCGAGCTTCGGGCTCGGCACGGCGCTCGGTTACGGCGACGTAATCAGCAACCGGGTGGTGGACGCGATCGGCGACGTGTCGGGCGGCGTCCGGCTCTTTGATGGAAAACGTAACGAGGAGAAGCAGCAATGA
- a CDS encoding MFS transporter, with protein sequence MKTLTANEAVQSDGGQSIETRRRNAIKGAFFSEFIDMFDIYLPVVVLSPVLAFFQPPHLSSGMETILASLVFITTLLGRPVGALLFGMIADRVGRRNASIWSVSGFGVVTLLIAVLPGYQSIGIASYWLLVLLRFVDGIFLGGGYTGAMPLAIEYSKKEQRGFVGGFIIAGFPLAYVTINLVAMVMFALFPMSGLNSPYAQWGWRVPFVIGAVLAGILALYYVHKVAESEIWQSEAGDKPAQAEKLPLTDLLRGKSGRNLLQVLVMMTGFWLTQNIITIYLPTGLLVKTLHLTGFQMTLTLMITYCVLFFSYIASGLIAQRIGRRRFFAIVGPLIATVGSVLLYVLATVQGLTLTTIIVLTCVLAVLVTSPWGVIVTYINERFVTDVRATGFGVGFSLSVIIPSFYAFYMNWLGAFMPLQITSVVLLSVGGVIGAVGALMGPETKDVDF encoded by the coding sequence ATGAAGACCCTAACTGCGAACGAAGCCGTGCAGTCGGACGGCGGGCAGTCGATCGAAACGAGGCGACGCAACGCGATCAAAGGCGCGTTCTTTTCCGAATTCATCGACATGTTCGATATCTATCTGCCGGTGGTCGTGCTTTCGCCGGTGCTGGCCTTTTTTCAGCCGCCGCATCTGTCGAGCGGCATGGAGACGATCCTCGCGTCGCTGGTCTTCATCACGACGCTGCTCGGGCGGCCCGTCGGCGCGTTGCTGTTCGGCATGATCGCGGACCGCGTCGGACGCCGCAACGCGTCGATCTGGTCGGTGTCGGGTTTCGGCGTCGTCACGCTGCTGATCGCGGTGCTGCCGGGCTACCAGAGCATCGGCATCGCGTCGTACTGGCTGCTGGTGCTGCTGCGGTTCGTCGACGGCATCTTTCTCGGCGGCGGCTATACCGGCGCGATGCCGCTCGCGATCGAGTATTCGAAGAAGGAGCAGCGCGGTTTCGTCGGCGGTTTCATCATCGCGGGTTTTCCGCTCGCTTACGTGACGATCAACCTCGTCGCGATGGTGATGTTCGCGCTGTTCCCGATGAGCGGCCTGAACTCGCCGTATGCGCAGTGGGGCTGGCGCGTGCCGTTCGTGATCGGCGCGGTGCTCGCCGGCATCCTCGCGCTGTACTACGTGCACAAGGTCGCGGAATCGGAGATCTGGCAGAGCGAGGCGGGCGACAAGCCGGCGCAGGCGGAGAAGCTGCCGCTGACCGATCTGCTGCGCGGCAAGAGCGGACGCAACCTGCTGCAGGTGCTGGTGATGATGACGGGCTTCTGGCTCACGCAGAACATCATCACGATCTACCTGCCGACCGGGCTGCTCGTGAAGACGCTGCACCTCACCGGTTTCCAGATGACGCTCACGCTGATGATTACCTACTGCGTGCTGTTCTTCAGCTACATCGCGTCGGGGCTGATCGCGCAGCGCATCGGACGGCGGCGCTTCTTCGCGATCGTCGGCCCGCTGATCGCGACCGTCGGCTCGGTGCTGCTGTACGTGCTCGCCACGGTGCAGGGACTGACGCTGACGACGATCATCGTGTTGACCTGCGTGCTCGCGGTGCTCGTCACGTCGCCGTGGGGCGTGATCGTCACGTACATCAACGAACGCTTCGTCACCGACGTGCGCGCGACCGGCTTCGGCGTCGGCTTCAGCCTGTCCGTCATCATCCCGTCGTTTTACGCGTTCTACATGAACTGGCTGGGCGCGTTCATGCCGCTGCAGATCACGTCGGTCGTGCTGCTGTCGGTGGGCGGCGTGATCGGCGCAGTCGGCGCGCTGATGGGACCGGAAACGAAGGACGTCGATTTTTGA
- a CDS encoding NAD(P)-dependent oxidoreductase, with protein sequence MSQPKRIGFIGLGMMGAPMVQCLANAGFELFIDDADAARAEAVAAQTGAQRLSHDNAGSLDALITMLPNSAIVERVLLGSGADGWVSRLPAGAVVIDMSSSEPERSRKLGAVVEERGLAYLDAPVSGGVKKAKDGTLAILVGGREDVFARCRPVLEAMGKSLLHIGGAGAGHAAKALNNYVSAAGLAATVEALHVAERFGIEPGVMTDVLNASSGRSNTSENKVKQFMLSGTFGSGFALQLMTKDLKIARALAESVGYPMTLGQTCVAMWDEAAQRSTPATDHTEMYRLLPGTGS encoded by the coding sequence ATGAGTCAACCGAAACGTATCGGCTTCATCGGCCTCGGCATGATGGGCGCGCCGATGGTGCAATGCCTCGCGAACGCGGGCTTCGAACTGTTCATCGACGACGCCGACGCGGCGCGCGCCGAAGCGGTCGCCGCGCAGACCGGCGCGCAACGCTTGAGCCACGACAACGCCGGCTCGCTCGACGCGCTCATCACGATGCTGCCGAACTCGGCGATCGTCGAGCGCGTGCTGCTGGGCAGCGGCGCGGACGGCTGGGTCAGCCGCCTGCCGGCCGGCGCGGTCGTGATCGACATGAGTTCGTCCGAGCCGGAACGCTCGCGCAAGCTCGGCGCGGTGGTCGAGGAGCGCGGCCTCGCGTATCTGGACGCGCCCGTGTCGGGCGGCGTGAAGAAGGCGAAGGACGGCACGCTCGCGATTCTCGTCGGCGGCCGCGAGGACGTGTTCGCGCGCTGCCGGCCGGTGCTGGAGGCGATGGGCAAGAGCCTGCTGCACATCGGCGGCGCGGGCGCGGGACACGCGGCGAAGGCGCTGAACAACTACGTGTCGGCGGCCGGCCTCGCGGCGACCGTCGAGGCGCTGCACGTCGCGGAACGCTTCGGCATCGAGCCGGGCGTGATGACCGACGTGCTGAACGCGTCGTCGGGCCGCAGCAACACGTCGGAGAACAAGGTCAAGCAGTTCATGCTGAGCGGCACGTTCGGGTCCGGCTTCGCGCTGCAACTGATGACCAAGGACCTGAAGATCGCGCGCGCGCTCGCGGAGTCGGTCGGTTATCCGATGACGCTCGGCCAGACCTGCGTCGCGATGTGGGACGAAGCCGCGCAGCGTTCGACGCCCGCGACCGACCACACCGAAATGTACCGGCTGCTGCCCGGCACCGGGTCGTGA
- a CDS encoding cupin domain-containing protein, with the protein MKVFHGRADGGHSEQRGETFTGTVYADPVMPATSGVTINTVFFAPQGRTYWHTHELGQVLQVTAGKGWICVEGEAPQEIRQGDIVFIGPNERHWHGASDASYMVHIATSLGKATWQEEVAEADYPKGLTLR; encoded by the coding sequence ATGAAGGTATTTCACGGCAGGGCCGACGGCGGCCATTCGGAACAGCGCGGTGAGACGTTCACGGGAACGGTGTACGCCGACCCGGTGATGCCGGCGACCAGCGGCGTGACGATCAACACGGTGTTTTTCGCGCCGCAGGGCCGGACCTACTGGCACACGCACGAGCTGGGCCAGGTGTTGCAGGTGACGGCGGGCAAGGGCTGGATCTGCGTCGAAGGCGAGGCGCCGCAGGAGATCCGCCAGGGCGACATCGTGTTCATCGGGCCGAACGAGCGCCACTGGCACGGCGCGAGCGACGCGAGCTACATGGTGCACATCGCGACCTCGCTCGGCAAGGCGACGTGGCAGGAAGAAGTCGCCGAGGCGGACTATCCGAAGGGGCTCACGCTGCGTTGA
- a CDS encoding NIPSNAP family protein: protein MIVEMRIYHCAPTRLPALLERFSTTTLGFFEKYGIRQIGFWTTLIGPDNHALTYLLEWESLAEREQKWNAFQADPDWIAKRSATEAERPIVERIENQFLTPTAFSALR, encoded by the coding sequence ATGATCGTTGAAATGCGGATCTATCACTGCGCGCCCACGCGCCTGCCCGCGCTGCTTGAGCGCTTCTCGACCACGACGCTCGGCTTCTTCGAGAAGTACGGCATCCGCCAGATCGGCTTCTGGACCACGCTGATCGGGCCGGACAATCACGCGCTCACGTATCTGCTGGAGTGGGAAAGCCTGGCCGAGCGCGAGCAGAAGTGGAACGCGTTCCAGGCCGACCCGGACTGGATCGCGAAGCGCAGCGCGACCGAGGCGGAACGGCCGATCGTCGAGCGCATCGAAAACCAGTTTCTGACGCCGACCGCGTTTTCGGCGCTGCGCTAG